A window from Zingiber officinale cultivar Zhangliang chromosome 7A, Zo_v1.1, whole genome shotgun sequence encodes these proteins:
- the LOC122001950 gene encoding probable transcription factor At3g04930, whose protein sequence is MSAAEEAEQERAVFEDDDEDDSDMSDDSEEDDDDGQTAQPPPQPQPDSALSSALSGDLSASTPSRDAAVPIPNSALELNPILSAPPAAHPQNGAIPVQVLPAAVPSTASFFAPVVLPVATASDSGERTSFAFDDSRRLFQRLWTDEEEIKILQGFYEFTSRRGTTFASHQYDTGPFYDEIKKQLQFEFTKNQLIEKLRRLKKKYRNCVNRMQSVGKDFAFKSAHERTIHDIARKIWSASTKRAHESDEEDLNAPNSNAMITVPINDGSMSSERRNSRSRRRMRRRMMEEAAAGIPDPTPTVGGVDVDNSIPQMQTPLAPVADIPNIIEETVKSCLSPLFKELITSFMGRPLGSGLNNGTSPLNLLPLSLGGGSFNPGLPVDEKWKKQQILELEVYLKRLELVRDHLKLKLEELKSAGS, encoded by the coding sequence ATGTCGGCCGCCGAGGAAGCCGAGCAGGAGCGCGCCGTCTTCGAGGACGACGACGAGGATGACTCCGACATGAGTGACGACAGCgaggaagacgacgacgacggccAGACGGCGcagcctcctcctcagccacAACCGGACTCGGCGCTATCTTCTGCCCTATCCGGTGATCTTAGCGCCTCCACTCCCTCCCGTGATGCCGCAGTTCCAATCCCTAATTCCGCCCTCGAACTCAATCCTATCCTCTCCGCTCCCCCCGCCGCCCATCCCCAAAACGGTGCGATCCCTGTCCAGGTCCTGCCCGCTGCTGTCCCTTCTACCGCCTCCTTCTTTGCCCCCGTCGTTTTGCCCGTCGCCACCGCCTCGGATTCTGGAGAGCGGACCTCTTTCGCCTTTGATGATTCTCGCCGGCTCTTCCAGAGGCTTTGGACGGACGAGGAGGAAATTAAAATACTTCAAGGGTTCTATGAGTTCACATCGAGGAGGGGCACCACTTTTGCCTCCCACCAATACGACACCGGCCCGTTCTACGATGAAATTAAGAAACAGCTCCAGTTCGAGTTTACCAAGAATCAGCTGATTGAGAAGCTCCGGCGCCTCAAGAAGAAGTATCGGAACTGCGTCAACCGGATGCAATCCGTGGGAAAAGACTTTGCTTTTAAGAGCGCACATGAGCGGACCATACATGATATCGCTCGCAAGATCTGGAGCGCAAGCACCAAGAGGGCTCATGAGAGCGACGAGGAGGATCTTAACGCCCCAAACTCCAATGCAATGATTACAGTTCCAATCAATGATGGGTCTATGAGTTCTGAGAGAAGGAATTCTAGATCAAGACGGCGCATGAGAAGAAGAATGATGGAAGAGGCTGCCGCAGGTATACCTGATCCTACGCCAACAGTTGGGGGAGTTGATGTAGACAATTCCATCCCGCAGATGCAGACACCTTTAGCTCCTGTAGCTGATATACCAAACATCATAGAAGAGACAGTGAAGAGCTGCCTATCACCTCTGTTTAAGGAGCTTATTACTTCTTTTATGGGGAGGCCACTTGGTTCAGGACTCAATAACGGCACATCCCCATTGAACTTACTGCCCCTGAGCCTCGGGGGTGGTTCTTTTAACCCAGGTCTGCCTGTTGATGAAAAGTGGAAAAAACAGCAGATTTTGGAATTGGAggtttacttgaagaggctagagCTTGTGAGGGACCACCTAAAATTGAAATTGGAGGAGCTCAAGTCTGCAGGAAGCTGA